In one Oryzias latipes chromosome 13, ASM223467v1 genomic region, the following are encoded:
- the LOC111948480 gene encoding scavenger receptor cysteine-rich type 1 protein M130-like — translation MSSHTVEITCSDSVRLENGSSRCSGRLEVKSNNSWSSVCEDDFDLLDAEVVCRELGCGALSVLQGALYGEAEAPKWNKEFLCEGHESSLLDCNHARLERSSSSDKVVDLTCSGIIRLEGHVSHCAGTLEMFYGGEWGPVAASNWSRDSASAVCAQLGCGSSLSTRSKDNFLNRSVWWIQPPCGPSLEDCNIMRWDDQSQSTLEIICSVSVVGLMIRWVVVSVGLMAMILVTCFYATKSRRRTREEPRRS, via the exons ATGAGCAGCCACACGGTGGAAATCACCTGCTCAG ACTCTGTCAGGCTGGAGAACGGATCCAGTCGGTGTTCAGGCAGGCTGGAGGTGAAGTCCAACAACTCGTGGTCCTCCGTGTGTGaagatgactttgacctgctggATGCAGAGGTGGTCTGTAGGGAGCTGGGCTGTGGGGCTCTTTCAGTCCTCCAGGGGGCGCTCTATGGAGAAGCAGAAGCTCCAAAGTGGAACAAAGAGTTTCTCTGTGAAGGTCATGAGTCTTCTCTCCTGGACTGCAACCACGCCAGACTAGAGAGAAGCTCCTCATCGGACAAAGTTGTTGACCTCACCTGttcag GAATCATCCGCCTGGAGGGACACGTCAGTCACTGTGCTGgaacactggagatgttttaCGGTGGAGAATGGGGACCAGTAGCTGCTTCTAACTGGAGCCGGGACTCCGCCTCTGCAGTGTGCGCTCAGCTGGGTTGTGGTTCTTCTCTGTCTACTAGAAGCAAAGACAACTTCCTGAACAGATCAGTGTGGTGGATCCAGCCTCCGTGTGGCCCATCACTGGAAGACTGTAATATTATGCGTTGGGATGATCAAAGCCAATCTACTCTTGAAATAATCTGTTCAG TCTCTGTGGTCGGTTTGATGATCCGTTGGGTTGTCGTCTCGGTGGGTTTGATGGCGATGATCCTCGTAACCTGCTTCTACGCCACG AAAAGCAGACGGAGAACACGAGAGGAACCGAGACGTTCCtga
- the LOC105358800 gene encoding CD5 antigen-like — protein sequence MKILANVCRRLDCGSLVSVRETRDNLNITCSDSVRLENRSSRCSGRLEVKSNNWWSSVCEDDFDLLDAEVVCRELGCGAPSVLQGALYGEAEAPTLRREFLCEGHESVLLDCGSSWRKTKACPPDKAVGLTCSDPDTVRLMGSSRCSGELQVKNGRKWRAVYAFSFERKETIFAAVCKKLKCGSYVSSTTKQLPRQKPVFKFSSTCLDKFPINMEECVYEDTISSQTVEITCLVT from the exons ATGAAGATTCTAGCCAATGTTTGCAGAAGACTGGATTGTGGTTCTCTGGTGTCAGTCAGAGAAACAAGAGACAATTTGAACATAACTTGTTCAG ACTCTGTCAGGCTGGAGAACAGATCCAGTCGGTGTTCAGGCAGGCTGGAGGTGAAGTCCAACAACTGGTGGTCCTCCGTGTGTGaagatgactttgacctgctggATGCAGAGGTGGTCTGTAGGGAGCTGGGCTGTGGGGCTCCTTCAGTCCTCCAGGGGGCGCTCTATGGAGAAGCAGAAGCTCCCACATTGAGAAGAGAGTTTCTCTGTGAAGGTCATGAGTCTGTTCTTCTGGACTGTGGAAGCtcatggaggaaaacaaaagcctgTCCACCTGACAAAGCTGTTGGACTCACCTGCTCAG ATCCTGATACTGTGAGACTGATGGGATCGAGTCGTTGTTCTGGTGAACTCCAGgtgaaaaatggaagaaaatggaGAGCTGTTTATGCCttttcatttgaaagaaaagaaacaatattTGCAGCTGTGTGCAAGAAGCTGAAGTGTGGATCCTACGTTTCATCGACAACTAAACAACTTCCAAGACAAAAGCCAGTTTTCAAGTTTAGTTCTACCTGCTTAGATAAATTTCCAATAAATATGGAGGAATGTGTGTATGAAGATACAATTAGCAGCCAGACGGTGGAAATCACCTGCTTAG TAACCTGA